The Pricia mediterranea genome includes a window with the following:
- a CDS encoding riboflavin synthase subunit beta, whose protein sequence is MLSKFTRLKRSKKFEYQPRYFDDKGKGNPYKMEPKFDKYRSTVNAPRGLKGKFGNAMSDMRQKGDRNLKKRMAIIIAVLVLIVLYIFDFDLSIFFPQ, encoded by the coding sequence ATGTTAAGCAAATTCACGCGCTTGAAGCGCAGCAAAAAATTCGAATATCAGCCGCGGTACTTTGACGACAAAGGTAAAGGCAATCCGTATAAGATGGAACCTAAGTTCGACAAATATAGAAGTACCGTCAATGCCCCTAGGGGACTCAAAGGAAAGTTCGGCAATGCCATGTCGGACATGAGGCAAAAGGGCGACCGAAATCTCAAAAAACGTATGGCCATCATCATCGCGGTACTGGTGCTTATCGTGCTTTACATCTTCGATTTCGACCTCTCCATATTCTTTCCTCAATAA
- the ribH gene encoding 6,7-dimethyl-8-ribityllumazine synthase, protein MATANKNLSVYDKSTIPNAQDLRFGIVVSDWNSEITEGLHSGAREALLDCGALEKNILRWNVPGSFELTFGCKKMIGSEKVDAVIAIGSVIQGETKHFDFVCGATAQGIMDLNVHGEVPVIFCVLTDNNLQQAQERSGGKHGNKGTEAAIAAIKMATLGD, encoded by the coding sequence ATGGCAACGGCCAATAAAAATCTCTCCGTGTACGATAAATCTACCATCCCGAATGCCCAAGACCTTCGTTTTGGAATCGTGGTCTCCGATTGGAATTCGGAAATTACGGAGGGACTCCATTCCGGGGCCCGGGAAGCTTTGCTGGATTGCGGGGCGTTGGAAAAGAACATCCTACGATGGAACGTGCCCGGCAGTTTCGAGCTGACCTTCGGCTGTAAAAAAATGATCGGCTCCGAAAAGGTGGATGCCGTAATCGCCATCGGCAGTGTCATCCAAGGAGAGACCAAACATTTCGATTTTGTGTGCGGTGCGACCGCTCAAGGCATCATGGATTTGAACGTTCACGGCGAAGTACCGGTCATTTTCTGTGTGCTTACCGATAATAATCTACAACAGGCCCAGGAGCGCAGCGGTGGAAAACACGGCAACAAGGGTACCGAAGCTGCGATAGCTGCAATTAAGATGGCAACCCTTGGGGATTAA
- a CDS encoding DUF6122 family protein: MFRFLIHYGIHFLLPVAIGLLFFKRHRFRVILILLAGIAIDIDHVVADPIFDPERCSVGFHPLHSYWAIAGYFGLLFFKKTWIFGLALVIHIFADVMDCYLM, from the coding sequence ATGTTTAGGTTTCTCATCCATTATGGCATTCATTTTTTGCTTCCGGTAGCCATTGGATTGCTCTTTTTTAAACGGCATCGATTTCGGGTAATCCTAATCTTACTGGCGGGCATCGCCATCGATATCGACCACGTAGTGGCGGACCCCATCTTTGACCCCGAGCGATGCAGTGTCGGATTTCATCCCTTGCATAGCTATTGGGCGATTGCAGGGTATTTCGGATTGCTCTTTTTCAAGAAGACTTGGATTTTCGGTCTCGCCCTGGTCATCCATATTTTCGCGGATGTCATGGATTGCTATCTGATGTGA
- a CDS encoding endonuclease/exonuclease/phosphatase family protein, which produces MKGLSAFNKLVYALNLVFVILLLIACTVPYLSVKFLPVLSFLSLGVPVLVGVNVLFFIYWALRVKRQSLPSLFVLVLGYFVLGTFVKMNSSNDQFQTDDLKIMSYNVESFNEQGWKERKNIFNAVRDFVQAEQPDIVCFQEVSIGMKKEFLDYPYHYLKKISGGEKVHLGVFSKYPIVAAKTVTFPNSINNGSYVDIAYHKDTLRVFNVHMQSLGITPGTGVLGSHSSKRLYKRVVRAFKKQEEQAEMIRRLIDDSPYKTMLCGDFNNTQFSKAYHLLKGNMQDSFIEAGSGYGRTFEFFNVPLRIDFIMADSAFEVRSHKHYDYRYSDHYPIMASFRLKE; this is translated from the coding sequence GTGAAGGGACTATCCGCTTTCAACAAACTGGTATATGCGCTCAACCTCGTCTTTGTCATCCTCTTATTGATTGCATGTACAGTTCCGTATCTGAGCGTTAAGTTCCTTCCGGTTCTATCCTTTTTAAGTTTGGGCGTACCGGTTCTTGTAGGGGTCAACGTCCTCTTTTTTATCTATTGGGCCCTTCGGGTAAAGCGACAATCGCTCCCCTCTCTTTTTGTGCTCGTACTCGGCTATTTTGTGCTGGGAACATTCGTGAAGATGAATTCCTCCAACGACCAATTCCAAACCGACGATTTAAAAATAATGAGCTATAATGTGGAGAGCTTTAACGAACAGGGGTGGAAGGAACGTAAAAATATATTCAACGCCGTTAGGGATTTCGTACAGGCGGAACAGCCCGATATCGTTTGTTTTCAGGAAGTAAGCATCGGCATGAAAAAAGAATTCCTGGACTACCCGTACCATTACCTAAAGAAAATATCGGGCGGGGAAAAGGTACATCTAGGTGTCTTTTCAAAATATCCGATTGTGGCCGCCAAAACTGTGACTTTCCCCAACAGTATCAACAACGGCTCGTATGTAGATATCGCGTACCATAAGGATACCCTCCGGGTTTTCAACGTACACATGCAGTCTTTGGGCATTACCCCGGGCACGGGAGTGCTGGGTTCCCACTCTTCCAAACGCTTGTACAAAAGAGTCGTAAGAGCTTTCAAAAAACAGGAAGAACAGGCGGAAATGATTAGACGGCTTATTGATGACAGCCCCTATAAAACCATGCTCTGCGGGGATTTCAACAATACCCAGTTCTCCAAAGCCTATCACTTACTGAAGGGTAACATGCAGGATAGTTTTATCGAAGCGGGATCGGGCTATGGACGTACCTTTGAATTTTTTAACGTTCCATTGCGCATAGATTTTATCATGGCGGATAGTGCGTTCGAGGTCCGATCGCACAAGCACTACGATTATCGGTATTCGGACCATTATCCTATTATGGCATCGTTTCGCTTGAAGGAATAG
- a CDS encoding DHH family phosphoesterase: MNFDDIQAVKKLLSEPQKILIVPHKNPDGDAIGSTLALWHYLRNRGQEATVIVPNDYPKFLKWMSGNEYILNFERENTQAKSKIDAATLIFTLDFNHLGRVAQMEEPLRKSTVPFVMIDHHQEPSDYATVMYSDPSMSSTCEMVYNFIEYLGDTQAITPEMASCLYTGIMTDTGSFKYASTTAQTHRVAAQLIEKGAESSEIHHRVFDTNTPGRLHLLGTALNNMVILEDYKTAYITLSQEELDAHTYQKGDTEGFVNYGLTLEGIIFAAIFIENRDEGIIKISFRSVGDFSVNEFARNHFGGGGHNNAAGGKSDRSLQETAAYFKSLLADYSEKLI; this comes from the coding sequence ATGAATTTTGACGACATCCAGGCGGTAAAAAAGCTGCTTTCCGAACCGCAGAAAATCCTAATCGTACCGCATAAGAATCCCGATGGCGATGCCATTGGCTCGACCCTGGCCCTTTGGCACTATTTAAGGAACAGGGGGCAGGAGGCGACCGTTATCGTGCCGAACGATTACCCCAAGTTTTTAAAATGGATGTCCGGAAACGAATACATCCTGAATTTTGAGAGGGAAAACACTCAGGCCAAGTCCAAGATCGACGCGGCAACCCTGATCTTTACGCTAGATTTCAACCATCTAGGAAGGGTGGCGCAAATGGAGGAGCCGCTTAGAAAATCGACGGTCCCCTTTGTTATGATCGACCACCATCAGGAGCCCTCCGATTACGCAACGGTGATGTACTCCGATCCTTCGATGAGCTCCACCTGTGAGATGGTCTATAATTTTATCGAGTATTTAGGGGATACCCAAGCGATTACCCCCGAAATGGCCAGCTGCCTGTACACGGGAATCATGACCGATACCGGCTCCTTTAAATACGCCTCCACCACGGCCCAGACCCACCGTGTCGCCGCCCAATTGATCGAAAAAGGGGCGGAAAGTTCCGAGATTCACCATCGTGTTTTTGATACCAATACTCCCGGACGTTTGCATCTTTTGGGTACGGCGCTCAACAATATGGTCATTCTGGAGGATTATAAAACAGCATACATCACCCTAAGCCAGGAAGAGCTCGATGCCCACACCTATCAAAAAGGGGATACCGAAGGTTTTGTGAATTATGGACTTACGTTGGAAGGTATTATATTTGCCGCAATTTTTATCGAAAATAGGGACGAGGGGATTATTAAAATATCTTTCCGTTCTGTGGGAGATTTCTCGGTCAACGAGTTTGCCCGGAACCATTTCGGGGGCGGGGGACATAATAATGCCGCCGGCGGAAAAAGCGATCGCTCGCTGCAAGAAACGGCTGCGTATTTTAAGTCGCTCTTGGCTGATTATTCGGAAAAACTTATTTAG
- a CDS encoding nucleoside-diphosphate kinase has translation MTTNRTFTMIKPDAVENGHIGSILEKITSADFKIVAMKFTQLSKRDAREFYAIHKDRPFFGELVEFMTRGPIVSAILEKENAVDDFRALIGATNPEEAAEGTIRKLYATDIAENAVHGSDSDENAAIESAFHFSGREIY, from the coding sequence ATGACAACAAATAGAACTTTTACGATGATCAAACCCGATGCGGTCGAAAATGGTCATATCGGCAGTATTTTGGAGAAGATAACCTCCGCTGACTTTAAAATCGTAGCTATGAAATTCACCCAGCTGAGCAAGAGGGATGCGAGGGAGTTCTACGCTATCCATAAAGACCGTCCCTTTTTCGGGGAATTGGTGGAATTTATGACCCGTGGCCCCATCGTTTCCGCCATTTTGGAAAAGGAGAACGCAGTGGATGATTTTCGAGCTCTGATCGGAGCGACCAATCCCGAGGAAGCGGCCGAGGGTACCATCAGAAAATTATATGCGACCGACATCGCAGAAAACGCGGTTCATGGTTCCGATAGCGATGAGAACGCGGCCATCGAAAGCGCTTTCCATTTTTCAGGTCGGGAAATTTATTGA
- a CDS encoding rhomboid family intramembrane serine protease, with the protein MNGGGLRYQYARLSVSEKLIAINVVVFIVMGLVSALIGPNIENWFALPQDFFEFLVQPWSLVTYSFLHAGFFHILWNMYILYIAGRILLNLFDGKRFLNIYFLGVILGGLLFLLSYNIFPALIGQRTALVGASAGVMAVLIFICTYIPNQEVRIIFFNVKLWQVGLFVVLMDLIQIPLGGNVGGHLAHLGGAFLGYVYARQLFKGIDIGEGFSKFTDSFADLFKKSTVSGGEQRKKAPMKTVYRKQKTASRARSTGNKDDHQQKIDAILDKISKSGYESLSKAEKDYLFKAGKED; encoded by the coding sequence ATGAACGGAGGAGGATTAAGATATCAATATGCAAGGCTGAGCGTTTCCGAAAAGCTGATCGCCATTAACGTGGTCGTATTTATCGTTATGGGGTTGGTTTCCGCTTTGATAGGCCCCAATATCGAGAACTGGTTCGCGCTGCCCCAAGACTTTTTTGAATTCCTGGTACAGCCATGGTCCCTAGTAACCTATTCCTTTTTGCATGCTGGATTTTTCCACATCCTCTGGAACATGTACATTCTATACATTGCGGGACGTATCTTGCTCAACCTGTTCGATGGCAAACGCTTTTTGAACATCTACTTTTTAGGGGTAATTTTAGGGGGACTGCTTTTCTTGCTCAGCTACAATATCTTTCCCGCCCTGATCGGTCAAAGAACCGCCTTGGTCGGCGCATCCGCAGGCGTGATGGCGGTGCTTATTTTTATCTGTACCTACATTCCCAATCAAGAGGTACGCATCATTTTTTTCAATGTCAAACTTTGGCAGGTGGGACTCTTCGTGGTCTTGATGGACCTCATACAGATTCCCCTGGGAGGAAACGTCGGGGGACACCTCGCGCATTTGGGAGGTGCCTTTTTGGGATATGTTTACGCAAGACAACTTTTTAAGGGTATAGACATCGGGGAAGGATTTTCCAAATTCACGGACAGTTTTGCGGACCTGTTCAAAAAAAGTACAGTCAGTGGTGGCGAACAGAGAAAGAAAGCCCCCATGAAAACAGTTTATCGAAAGCAAAAAACGGCGTCCCGCGCAAGATCAACGGGCAACAAGGACGACCATCAGCAAAAAATCGATGCCATCCTAGATAAAATAAGCAAATCGGGCTACGAAAGTCTCTCCAAAGCGGAAAAGGACTATCTGTTCAAGGCAGGGAAGGAAGACTAG
- a CDS encoding tetratricopeptide repeat protein, with the protein MATYKKRGFKPKNKEEEQQRLEQESTTAEVFSSLDEGASRTEAWVSKNQNYILGFIGIIAVGVLGYLAYVQFVQNPRETTAANEMYYPQQYFEEALSNTSAQDSLFNLALNGGEGKYGFLDIIDEYGGTPAANLANYTAGMSYLNLQQYQEAISHLEKFSSDDAMLGAMAKGGIGDAFMQLGQPDDALSYYDMAIAHSDNNYTAPKYLYKAGITALELEENSKALEYFRRIKEEYPDSDQARNIDAFIGMAEEGA; encoded by the coding sequence ATGGCCACATATAAAAAAAGGGGGTTCAAACCTAAGAACAAGGAAGAGGAACAGCAGCGTTTGGAGCAGGAAAGCACCACCGCCGAGGTTTTCAGTTCGCTCGATGAAGGTGCATCGAGAACGGAAGCCTGGGTGTCCAAAAACCAAAACTATATTTTAGGGTTTATCGGTATAATCGCAGTCGGGGTGCTGGGCTATCTGGCCTACGTCCAGTTCGTTCAAAACCCTAGGGAAACGACAGCTGCGAACGAAATGTATTATCCACAACAGTATTTCGAGGAAGCCTTGTCCAACACCAGCGCCCAGGACTCCCTCTTTAACCTTGCCCTGAACGGAGGGGAGGGCAAATACGGCTTTTTGGATATCATAGACGAATACGGTGGTACCCCGGCGGCCAATTTGGCGAATTACACTGCGGGAATGTCGTACCTGAACCTACAACAGTATCAAGAGGCCATATCCCATCTGGAAAAATTCAGTTCCGATGATGCTATGTTGGGCGCCATGGCCAAAGGGGGTATCGGGGATGCCTTTATGCAGCTCGGCCAACCGGACGATGCGTTGAGCTATTATGACATGGCCATTGCCCACAGCGACAATAACTACACCGCACCAAAATACTTGTACAAGGCCGGTATTACCGCCCTGGAACTCGAAGAAAACAGTAAGGCACTTGAATACTTCCGACGGATCAAGGAAGAGTATCCCGACTCCGATCAAGCCCGGAACATTGACGCTTTTATCGGCATGGCGGAAGAAGGGGCCTGA
- a CDS encoding WbqC family protein, with product MKTLLHPTYFPDIAAFATMVQNDIQWEVEDNYQKQTYRNRCYVCTDQGRHMLSIPIQHVGGEQGRQKYKEVLLDNSYPWQRQHWRTLQTAYRTSPFFEFYEDDIAPLYEGSFERLLDFNLSTIQAICDCLQVEMPEAKTETYRTEPDGVNDLRILVDAKKKLDMRQEEYVQVFGDRHGFVQNVSVLDLLFNEGTNALKYLQNQDTNFGNV from the coding sequence TTGAAAACGCTGCTACACCCCACCTATTTTCCCGATATCGCCGCCTTTGCCACCATGGTCCAGAACGACATTCAATGGGAGGTGGAAGACAATTACCAGAAACAGACCTACCGCAACCGCTGTTACGTCTGTACCGATCAGGGACGGCACATGCTCAGCATCCCCATTCAACACGTGGGCGGGGAGCAGGGGCGTCAAAAGTACAAGGAGGTCTTGCTGGACAATTCCTATCCGTGGCAGCGGCAACATTGGCGTACCTTGCAAACGGCCTACAGAACCTCGCCTTTCTTCGAGTTTTACGAAGACGATATCGCTCCCTTGTACGAAGGGTCTTTTGAGAGGCTGTTGGACTTTAATCTATCGACCATACAAGCCATCTGTGATTGCCTACAAGTCGAAATGCCGGAGGCAAAAACCGAAACTTATCGAACGGAGCCCGACGGGGTCAACGATTTACGAATCTTGGTCGATGCCAAAAAAAAGCTTGATATGCGGCAAGAAGAATACGTACAGGTGTTCGGTGACCGACATGGCTTTGTACAAAATGTCAGCGTGCTGGATCTCTTGTTCAACGAGGGAACGAACGCATTGAAATACTTGCAAAATCAAGATACAAACTTCGGAAATGTTTAG
- a CDS encoding rhomboid family intramembrane serine protease: protein MGRMTDAVKHLLIINVLIFIATQLYQEQMLTWFSLWYPENPNFEWWQVVTHMFMHGGLFHIIFNMYALWAFGTPLEQMWGRNKFLFFYFSAGLGAALLHTGVNYFVFQDGLQALVDQGVDKNQIMEIIAGGQYSTAWNDMIGTDKVDSFLSAYNTPAVGASGAIYGILVAFAFAFSEAELMLIFLPIPIKAKYFVPLLIAGDLIFGFTGTATGIAHFAHIGGAIAGFIMMWYWKKNQFNKNRWN, encoded by the coding sequence ATGGGAAGAATGACCGATGCGGTTAAGCATCTCCTGATTATCAACGTACTGATTTTCATCGCCACGCAGCTCTATCAAGAGCAAATGCTGACCTGGTTCTCGCTTTGGTATCCCGAGAACCCGAATTTCGAATGGTGGCAGGTCGTCACCCATATGTTTATGCACGGCGGGCTGTTCCACATTATTTTCAACATGTACGCCCTTTGGGCTTTCGGTACGCCATTGGAACAGATGTGGGGCCGCAACAAGTTCCTGTTCTTCTATTTCTCGGCAGGCCTGGGAGCCGCCCTGCTGCATACCGGGGTGAACTATTTCGTTTTTCAGGATGGCTTACAGGCCTTGGTGGACCAAGGGGTCGATAAGAACCAGATCATGGAAATTATTGCCGGGGGACAATATAGTACCGCTTGGAACGATATGATCGGAACAGATAAGGTCGATAGTTTCTTAAGTGCTTATAATACGCCGGCGGTGGGTGCTTCCGGGGCGATTTATGGAATTTTGGTAGCCTTTGCATTCGCCTTTTCCGAGGCGGAACTTATGCTTATCTTTCTACCGATTCCGATCAAGGCCAAGTACTTCGTGCCGCTGTTGATTGCGGGTGATCTAATTTTTGGTTTTACCGGCACCGCAACAGGTATAGCGCATTTTGCACATATTGGCGGCGCGATTGCAGGATTTATTATGATGTGGTACTGGAAAAAGAATCAGTTTAACAAAAATAGGTGGAATTAA
- a CDS encoding DUF721 domain-containing protein: MAKRQNDNLNLGEALKEFIKENRLQKGMDKVDVREAWANLMGNGVSNYTTAVELRNDTLYVSLSSSVLREELSLGKSKIITMLNEELGRDLVNKLVLR, translated from the coding sequence ATGGCAAAACGACAAAACGACAATTTGAACCTGGGTGAGGCCCTGAAGGAATTCATCAAGGAAAACCGGCTTCAAAAAGGAATGGACAAAGTCGATGTCCGTGAGGCCTGGGCAAATCTCATGGGAAATGGGGTAAGCAATTATACCACAGCGGTCGAGCTCCGCAACGATACTCTTTATGTATCCCTATCCTCTTCTGTGCTCCGCGAGGAACTGAGTTTGGGTAAATCCAAGATTATTACCATGCTCAATGAAGAATTGGGCAGGGATTTGGTAAACAAGTTGGTGTTGCGCTAA
- a CDS encoding lipocalin family protein encodes MKKTILVVFLFAFLGCSEEVPKKDLPNLNGYWEIEQVIFPDGTTKEYTVSTTVDYIELNETEGFRKKVRPQFNGTYETSHDAETFSISKKDDTFIMHYKTGLSEWSENLVALNGNTFSVVNEEGLRYDYRRFEPIVVQK; translated from the coding sequence ATGAAAAAGACGATTTTAGTAGTATTTCTCTTTGCTTTCCTTGGATGTTCTGAAGAGGTGCCCAAGAAGGACCTGCCGAATCTCAACGGATATTGGGAAATCGAACAGGTGATTTTTCCCGATGGTACCACCAAGGAATATACGGTGAGCACCACTGTTGACTATATCGAATTGAATGAAACCGAAGGTTTCCGCAAAAAAGTGCGTCCTCAATTTAACGGCACCTATGAGACCTCCCATGATGCCGAAACTTTTAGTATATCGAAAAAAGACGATACATTTATCATGCATTATAAAACCGGACTCAGCGAGTGGTCCGAAAACTTGGTGGCATTGAACGGCAATACCTTTTCCGTAGTCAATGAAGAGGGTTTGCGGTACGATTATAGACGCTTTGAGCCGATTGTGGTCCAAAAATAA
- the recF gene encoding DNA replication/repair protein RecF (All proteins in this family for which functions are known are DNA-binding proteins that assist the filamentation of RecA onto DNA for the initiation of recombination or recombinational repair.) codes for MFLKRLSLLNYKNFESKDFAFDSKINCIVGPNGIGKTNVLDSIYHLCFGKGYFNPISKQNIKHDADFFVVDGEFEKKGREEKIVCSLKHGAKKIIKRNGKIYDRLSDHIGLLPLVIISPADRDLIIEGSETRRKFMDGVIAQSDQNYLQDLINYNKVLAQRNSLLKYFAANHTFDKETIAVYNGQLNDYGTKIFNERVDFLETFIPIFKEQYIAISGGNEKVSLRYDSKLLNGQLLNLLEGNIEKDRALQYTSVGTHKDDLGFEIEGHPIKKFGSQGQQKSFLIALKFAQFQFIKAQSKTTPILLLDDIFDKLDEQRVSHIVSLVNNENFGQIFISDTHAERTENVVKQIHQSYKIFRLGGE; via the coding sequence ATGTTTTTAAAGCGATTATCCCTTCTAAATTACAAGAATTTTGAATCCAAGGACTTCGCGTTCGATAGCAAGATAAATTGTATCGTCGGGCCCAACGGGATCGGTAAGACCAATGTGCTCGATTCTATTTATCACCTGTGCTTTGGCAAAGGCTATTTCAATCCTATTTCGAAGCAGAATATCAAACACGATGCTGATTTTTTTGTCGTCGATGGAGAATTCGAAAAGAAAGGTCGGGAAGAAAAGATCGTCTGCAGCCTAAAGCACGGCGCAAAAAAAATTATCAAACGGAACGGAAAAATCTATGATCGGCTTTCCGACCATATCGGTTTGCTGCCGCTGGTCATCATCTCGCCGGCAGATCGTGACCTGATTATCGAAGGCAGTGAAACACGGCGCAAGTTCATGGACGGGGTCATTGCGCAATCCGACCAAAACTATTTGCAAGACTTGATCAATTACAACAAGGTACTGGCCCAGCGGAATTCCCTTTTAAAATATTTTGCCGCCAACCATACCTTCGATAAGGAAACGATTGCGGTATATAATGGCCAATTAAATGATTACGGCACCAAAATTTTTAACGAACGGGTGGACTTCCTTGAGACTTTTATCCCTATTTTTAAAGAGCAGTATATTGCGATTTCGGGAGGTAATGAAAAGGTTTCACTGCGGTATGACAGTAAATTGTTGAACGGGCAACTCCTCAATCTTTTGGAAGGCAATATCGAAAAGGACAGGGCGCTGCAATACACCTCGGTCGGCACACATAAAGACGATCTCGGATTTGAAATTGAGGGACACCCCATTAAAAAGTTCGGAAGCCAGGGCCAACAAAAGTCCTTTTTGATCGCTCTAAAGTTCGCGCAGTTCCAATTTATAAAAGCGCAGTCCAAGACTACGCCCATCTTGCTTCTGGACGATATATTCGATAAGTTGGACGAGCAGCGGGTGTCGCATATCGTTTCTCTGGTCAACAACGAGAATTTCGGACAGATCTTTATCAGTGACACCCATGCCGAACGCACGGAAAACGTAGTGAAACAGATTCACCAGAGCTATAAGATCTTTAGATTGGGAGGGGAGTAA
- the mutL gene encoding DNA mismatch repair endonuclease MutL, producing MADIIKLLPEHVANQIAAGEVVQRPASVVKELLENALDAGAQTVKLIVKDGGKVLIQVVDDGAGMSATDARLSFSRHATSKIQKAEDLFNLDTKGFRGEALASIAAIAHVEMQTKPDNEEVGTHLRIEGSEVVFQEATVTPKGTSIAVKNLFFNIPARRNFLKSNQVELRHITDEFHRVALAHPNVAFHFYHNGSELFNLPVDNRRKRIVNIFGNRMNPKLVPVEEETPIVTIKGFITKPEFAKKSRGEQFFFVNHRFIKSPYLHHAIVAAFEGLIKSDTYPGYFLYLEVDPSSLDINIHPTKTEVKFDDEHSLYAILRSTVKHSLGQFNVAPALDFDRDPNLETPYGFQNKSAVLPKVSVDAGFNPFQEKRTPSYRKQDADWESLYIATKTESDDDQTGPSISYESDIITGSIFDGEKETPETVATTFQIRRKYVVATIKSGMVVIDQSRAHQRVLYERFLKNSTIKQAVSQQLLFPLTLSFSISEIKVLQEIEDILVSVGFIFEKIVGESITVSGVPLLVAESEVGMVLDQLISDYQQELTGDSFSHTDMLSKTLAKTLSVKTGEMLDQQSQLALVNDLFACKESMTSPFNKPVYITITENDIDKKFI from the coding sequence ATGGCGGATATCATCAAACTTTTGCCAGAGCACGTTGCGAACCAGATAGCGGCGGGCGAAGTGGTACAACGGCCCGCGTCGGTAGTCAAGGAGCTTCTTGAAAACGCCCTCGATGCCGGTGCGCAAACGGTAAAACTCATCGTAAAGGACGGGGGTAAGGTCTTGATTCAAGTGGTCGACGATGGGGCCGGCATGAGTGCCACCGACGCACGGTTGAGCTTTTCTCGACACGCCACCTCCAAAATTCAAAAAGCGGAAGACCTCTTCAACCTCGATACCAAGGGGTTTCGGGGGGAAGCTTTGGCCTCTATCGCGGCAATCGCCCATGTCGAAATGCAGACCAAGCCCGATAACGAAGAGGTGGGCACACACCTACGGATAGAGGGTAGTGAGGTGGTCTTCCAAGAAGCAACTGTGACTCCAAAGGGCACCTCGATCGCGGTAAAAAACCTATTCTTCAACATCCCCGCAAGACGGAATTTTCTCAAATCGAATCAGGTCGAGCTGCGTCATATCACCGACGAGTTCCATCGGGTGGCCTTGGCACACCCGAACGTGGCGTTCCATTTCTACCACAACGGCAGCGAATTGTTCAATCTTCCGGTGGACAACCGTCGAAAACGGATCGTAAACATCTTTGGAAACCGAATGAATCCGAAATTGGTTCCTGTAGAAGAAGAAACGCCCATTGTTACCATCAAGGGTTTTATCACCAAGCCTGAATTTGCCAAGAAAAGCCGGGGGGAGCAGTTTTTCTTCGTCAACCATCGGTTTATCAAGAGTCCTTATCTCCACCATGCCATAGTGGCCGCGTTCGAAGGCCTCATCAAATCGGACACCTATCCGGGCTACTTTCTATATCTCGAAGTGGACCCATCATCCTTGGATATCAACATACATCCTACGAAAACAGAGGTTAAATTTGACGACGAGCACAGTCTATATGCCATTTTGCGTTCGACCGTAAAACATAGCCTGGGCCAGTTCAACGTGGCACCTGCGCTCGATTTCGATCGCGATCCGAACCTCGAGACCCCTTACGGCTTTCAAAACAAATCCGCCGTTCTACCAAAGGTCAGCGTAGACGCCGGGTTCAATCCCTTCCAGGAAAAACGTACACCATCCTATAGAAAACAAGATGCCGATTGGGAAAGCCTTTATATTGCCACCAAAACAGAGTCGGACGATGATCAAACCGGCCCCAGTATCAGCTATGAATCCGATATCATTACCGGTTCTATTTTTGATGGAGAAAAGGAAACGCCCGAAACCGTGGCGACCACCTTTCAGATCCGCAGAAAATATGTGGTGGCGACCATAAAGTCGGGCATGGTGGTCATCGACCAAAGCCGCGCGCACCAACGGGTGCTCTACGAGCGATTTTTAAAGAACAGTACCATTAAACAAGCGGTAAGCCAACAATTGCTCTTTCCGCTGACGCTTTCCTTTTCCATTTCGGAAATTAAGGTTTTACAAGAGATCGAAGATATTCTGGTTTCTGTTGGCTTTATCTTTGAAAAAATCGTCGGGGAATCCATTACGGTTAGCGGCGTTCCCCTACTGGTGGCCGAGAGCGAGGTAGGCATGGTGTTGGATCAGTTGATATCCGATTACCAGCAAGAACTAACGGGTGATAGTTTTTCGCACACCGACATGCTTTCAAAAACTTTGGCGAAGACCCTTTCGGTCAAGACCGGGGAGATGCTGGACCAACAATCGCAATTGGCTTTGGTCAATGACCTATTCGCCTGCAAGGAGTCGATGACCAGCCCATTTAACAAACCCGTATATATTACCATTACGGAAAACGATATCGATAAAAAATTTATTTAA